One Epinephelus lanceolatus isolate andai-2023 chromosome 10, ASM4190304v1, whole genome shotgun sequence genomic region harbors:
- the tcea3 gene encoding transcription elongation factor A protein 3 isoform X1 gives MTREEDLIRIAKKLDKMVSRNNTEGAMDLLRELKGFNMTLKLLQETRIGMSVNGIRKHCTDEEVIALAKVLIKDWKRLLDSEKPSEMKNGLDPAVSPNSSPSETHSSHRRLDIKPKHDSDPDKNHPNKNRKEKHNDDHKTKKRHTDDASDEKHPEEPQNEKHPQEIRKKKHLEEPKKQRHAEDAQHEMDNKKQKHVQDLQSEKHKPEPKKERLLGEPKKMRHVEDVKKEKHPEEPKKHSYTDDMKKERHREESRYEMPINSPHRERPPTELQREKPADYKPLFERRGVLDSSILYPSRFPSPPRPVRPPLPIKRPSVDLKKDRKDSKDSRHPRPHAPRPSSPPAKRPSLEVKKERKVPPEPNTPLITPPYLLPPPPRKEPPDPNAPLPPLPLHLHPPPPPPKRPLLEGKKERKESSDSKPPQKKTSGDHVKKDRKDSSDSKVPKKHSDEAKRERKDSSDSKASPPKKPSVDVKKEKHRKDSSDSKPGQPVKRQSTDSKPDRRESTDSKKSSSPPAKKLTGERRESHGSKASQPGPTQRKPSTDSMERKGKIDTPKTPTTPTSPMSPSFSSAGGPLPPHLTTGDSVRDKCIEMLAAALRTDNDFKDFGTNCESMAAEIEDHIYQEIKATDMKYKNRVRSRISNLKDPKNPGLRRNVLAGSIDLGRIASMSAEEMASDELKQLRNVLTQEAIREHQMAKTGGTTTDLLQCGKCKKKNCTYNQVQTRSADEPMTTFVLCNECGNRWKFC, from the exons ATGACGCGGGAGGAAGATCTCATTCGGATTGCAAAAAAACTGGACAAGATGGTGTCTCGGAATAACACG GAGGGCGCCATGGACCTGCTGAGAGAACTGAAAGGTTTCAATATGACACTCAAACTTCTCCAG GAAACAAGGATCGGTATGTCTGTGAACGGCATCAGGAAGCACTGCACGGACGAGGAAGTCATTGCCTTGGCAAAAGTCCTCATTAAAGACTGGAAAAGACTTCTGG ACTCTGAGAAACCATCTGAAATGAAGAATGGATTGGACCCAGCGGTGTCTCCAAACAGCTCCCCCTCTGAGACACACAGCAG TCACAGGAGACTGGACATTAAACCGAAACATGACTCAGATCCTGACAAAAACCAccccaataaaaacagaaaagaaaaacataatgaCGATCACaaaaccaaaaagagacacaccGATGATGCCAGCGATGAAAAGCACCCGGAGGAGCCCCAAAATGAGAAACATCCCCAAGAAATCAGAAAGAAGAAGCATTTAGAAGAGcccaaaaaacaaagacatgcagaGGATGCCCAGCACGAAATGGATAACAAGAAACAGAAGCATGTGCAAGAcctgcagagtgagaaacacaagCCAGAACCGAAAAAAGAAAGGCTGTTAGGAGAACCAAAGAAGATGAGACACGTAGAAGAtgtcaaaaaggaaaaacaccCAGAGGAGCCCAAGAAGCACAGCTACACCGATGACATGAagaaggagagacacagagaagaaaGCAGATATGAGATGCCGATAAACTCACCGCATCGAGAAAGACCGCCGACTGAACTTCAGAGAGAGAAACCTGCAGATTACAAACCACTGTTTGAAAG GAGAGGAGTGTTGGACAGCAGTATTCTGTATCCCTCCCggttcccctctcctcctcgaCCTGTTCGGCCTCCTCTCCCGATCAAACGCCCCTCTGTGGACCTGAAAAAAGACAG GAAGGACAGTAAAGACTCCCGACATCCTCGTCCTCACGCTCCTCGACCCTCCTCTCCGCCAGCTAAGCGACCTTCACTGGAAGTAAAGAAAGAGAG GAAAGTTCCACCAGAACCAAACACTCCTCTGATTACTCCTCCTtacctccttcctcctccacccAG aAAGGAGCCTCCTGATCCCAacgctcctcttcctccacttcctcttcacctccaccccccacctccacccccgaAGCGTCCCTTACTGGAAGGAAAAAAGGAGAG GAAGGAGTCGTCAGACTCTAAACCTCCACAGAAGAAGACGTCAGGAGATCACGTGAAGAAAGACAG GAAAGACTCATCGGATAGCAAAGTGCCTAAAAAACACTCCGATGAAGCCAAGAGAGAAAG GAAAGATTCATCTGACTCTAAAGCGTCACCTCCCAAAAAGCCCAGTGTGGATGtcaaaaaagagaaacacag GAAGGACTCCTCAGACTCCAAGCCTGGCCAGCCTGTGAAACGTCAGTCAACTGACTCCAAACCTGACAG GCGGGAATCCACTGATTCAAAGAAAAGTAGCTCACCACCAGCAAAGAAGCTAACAGGCGAAAG AAGAGAGTCTCACGGCTCCAAGGCTTCTCAGCCTGGACCAACACAGAGGAAGCCCTCGACTGACAGCATGGAAAG GAAGGGCAAAATTGATACTCCTAAAACTCCCACCACCCCGACCAGCCCCATGTCACCCAGCTTCAGTTCTGCCGGGGGTCCGCTGCCCCCTCACCTCACTACTGGAGACTCTGTCAGAGACAAGTGCATTGAGATGCTGGCGGCTGCTCTGCGCACAGACA ACGATTTCAAGGATTTTGGAACTAATTGTGAAAGCATGGCTGCAGAGATCGAAGATCATATC TATCAGGAGATAAAGGCCACtgatatgaaatataaaaaccgAGTCCGCAGCCGCATCAGCAACCTGAAGGACCCAAAGAACCCTGGGCTTCGCAGAAACGTACTCGCAGGAAGCATTGACTTGGGCCGCATCGCCAGCATGTCTGCTGAG GAGATGGCCAGCGATGAGCTGAAACAGCTGAGGAACGTTCTCACACAGGAGGCCATCAGGGAGCACCAAATGGCCAAAACTGGTGGCACCACCACCGACCTGCTGCAGTGCGGCAAGTGCAAGAAGAAGAACTGCACCTACAACCAG gtgcaGACACGCAGTGCTGATGAGCCAATGACCACATTTGTTCTGTGTAATGAGTGTGGAAACCGCTGGAAG TTCTGCTGA
- the tcea3 gene encoding transcription elongation factor A protein 3 isoform X2 produces MTREEDLIRIAKKLDKMVSRNNTEGAMDLLRELKGFNMTLKLLQETRIGMSVNGIRKHCTDEEVIALAKVLIKDWKRLLDSEKPSEMKNGLDPAVSPNSSPSETHSRKDSKDSRHPRPHAPRPSSPPAKRPSLEVKKERKVPPEPNTPLITPPYLLPPPPRKEPPDPNAPLPPLPLHLHPPPPPPKRPLLEGKKERKESSDSKPPQKKTSGDHVKKDRKDSSDSKVPKKHSDEAKRERKDSSDSKASPPKKPSVDVKKEKHRKDSSDSKPGQPVKRQSTDSKPDRRESTDSKKSSSPPAKKLTGERRESHGSKASQPGPTQRKPSTDSMERKGKIDTPKTPTTPTSPMSPSFSSAGGPLPPHLTTGDSVRDKCIEMLAAALRTDNDFKDFGTNCESMAAEIEDHIYQEIKATDMKYKNRVRSRISNLKDPKNPGLRRNVLAGSIDLGRIASMSAEEMASDELKQLRNVLTQEAIREHQMAKTGGTTTDLLQCGKCKKKNCTYNQVQTRSADEPMTTFVLCNECGNRWKFC; encoded by the exons ATGACGCGGGAGGAAGATCTCATTCGGATTGCAAAAAAACTGGACAAGATGGTGTCTCGGAATAACACG GAGGGCGCCATGGACCTGCTGAGAGAACTGAAAGGTTTCAATATGACACTCAAACTTCTCCAG GAAACAAGGATCGGTATGTCTGTGAACGGCATCAGGAAGCACTGCACGGACGAGGAAGTCATTGCCTTGGCAAAAGTCCTCATTAAAGACTGGAAAAGACTTCTGG ACTCTGAGAAACCATCTGAAATGAAGAATGGATTGGACCCAGCGGTGTCTCCAAACAGCTCCCCCTCTGAGACACACAGCAG GAAGGACAGTAAAGACTCCCGACATCCTCGTCCTCACGCTCCTCGACCCTCCTCTCCGCCAGCTAAGCGACCTTCACTGGAAGTAAAGAAAGAGAG GAAAGTTCCACCAGAACCAAACACTCCTCTGATTACTCCTCCTtacctccttcctcctccacccAG aAAGGAGCCTCCTGATCCCAacgctcctcttcctccacttcctcttcacctccaccccccacctccacccccgaAGCGTCCCTTACTGGAAGGAAAAAAGGAGAG GAAGGAGTCGTCAGACTCTAAACCTCCACAGAAGAAGACGTCAGGAGATCACGTGAAGAAAGACAG GAAAGACTCATCGGATAGCAAAGTGCCTAAAAAACACTCCGATGAAGCCAAGAGAGAAAG GAAAGATTCATCTGACTCTAAAGCGTCACCTCCCAAAAAGCCCAGTGTGGATGtcaaaaaagagaaacacag GAAGGACTCCTCAGACTCCAAGCCTGGCCAGCCTGTGAAACGTCAGTCAACTGACTCCAAACCTGACAG GCGGGAATCCACTGATTCAAAGAAAAGTAGCTCACCACCAGCAAAGAAGCTAACAGGCGAAAG AAGAGAGTCTCACGGCTCCAAGGCTTCTCAGCCTGGACCAACACAGAGGAAGCCCTCGACTGACAGCATGGAAAG GAAGGGCAAAATTGATACTCCTAAAACTCCCACCACCCCGACCAGCCCCATGTCACCCAGCTTCAGTTCTGCCGGGGGTCCGCTGCCCCCTCACCTCACTACTGGAGACTCTGTCAGAGACAAGTGCATTGAGATGCTGGCGGCTGCTCTGCGCACAGACA ACGATTTCAAGGATTTTGGAACTAATTGTGAAAGCATGGCTGCAGAGATCGAAGATCATATC TATCAGGAGATAAAGGCCACtgatatgaaatataaaaaccgAGTCCGCAGCCGCATCAGCAACCTGAAGGACCCAAAGAACCCTGGGCTTCGCAGAAACGTACTCGCAGGAAGCATTGACTTGGGCCGCATCGCCAGCATGTCTGCTGAG GAGATGGCCAGCGATGAGCTGAAACAGCTGAGGAACGTTCTCACACAGGAGGCCATCAGGGAGCACCAAATGGCCAAAACTGGTGGCACCACCACCGACCTGCTGCAGTGCGGCAAGTGCAAGAAGAAGAACTGCACCTACAACCAG gtgcaGACACGCAGTGCTGATGAGCCAATGACCACATTTGTTCTGTGTAATGAGTGTGGAAACCGCTGGAAG TTCTGCTGA
- the tcea3 gene encoding transcription elongation factor A protein 3 isoform X3, whose protein sequence is MTREEDLIRIAKKLDKMVSRNNTEGAMDLLRELKGFNMTLKLLQETRIGMSVNGIRKHCTDEEVIALAKVLIKDWKRLLDSEKPSEMKNGLDPAVSPNSSPSETHSRKDSSDSKVPKKHSDEAKRERKDSSDSKASPPKKPSVDVKKEKHRKDSSDSKPGQPVKRQSTDSKPDRRESTDSKKSSSPPAKKLTGERRESHGSKASQPGPTQRKPSTDSMERKGKIDTPKTPTTPTSPMSPSFSSAGGPLPPHLTTGDSVRDKCIEMLAAALRTDNDFKDFGTNCESMAAEIEDHIYQEIKATDMKYKNRVRSRISNLKDPKNPGLRRNVLAGSIDLGRIASMSAEEMASDELKQLRNVLTQEAIREHQMAKTGGTTTDLLQCGKCKKKNCTYNQVQTRSADEPMTTFVLCNECGNRWKFC, encoded by the exons ATGACGCGGGAGGAAGATCTCATTCGGATTGCAAAAAAACTGGACAAGATGGTGTCTCGGAATAACACG GAGGGCGCCATGGACCTGCTGAGAGAACTGAAAGGTTTCAATATGACACTCAAACTTCTCCAG GAAACAAGGATCGGTATGTCTGTGAACGGCATCAGGAAGCACTGCACGGACGAGGAAGTCATTGCCTTGGCAAAAGTCCTCATTAAAGACTGGAAAAGACTTCTGG ACTCTGAGAAACCATCTGAAATGAAGAATGGATTGGACCCAGCGGTGTCTCCAAACAGCTCCCCCTCTGAGACACACAGCAG GAAAGACTCATCGGATAGCAAAGTGCCTAAAAAACACTCCGATGAAGCCAAGAGAGAAAG GAAAGATTCATCTGACTCTAAAGCGTCACCTCCCAAAAAGCCCAGTGTGGATGtcaaaaaagagaaacacag GAAGGACTCCTCAGACTCCAAGCCTGGCCAGCCTGTGAAACGTCAGTCAACTGACTCCAAACCTGACAG GCGGGAATCCACTGATTCAAAGAAAAGTAGCTCACCACCAGCAAAGAAGCTAACAGGCGAAAG AAGAGAGTCTCACGGCTCCAAGGCTTCTCAGCCTGGACCAACACAGAGGAAGCCCTCGACTGACAGCATGGAAAG GAAGGGCAAAATTGATACTCCTAAAACTCCCACCACCCCGACCAGCCCCATGTCACCCAGCTTCAGTTCTGCCGGGGGTCCGCTGCCCCCTCACCTCACTACTGGAGACTCTGTCAGAGACAAGTGCATTGAGATGCTGGCGGCTGCTCTGCGCACAGACA ACGATTTCAAGGATTTTGGAACTAATTGTGAAAGCATGGCTGCAGAGATCGAAGATCATATC TATCAGGAGATAAAGGCCACtgatatgaaatataaaaaccgAGTCCGCAGCCGCATCAGCAACCTGAAGGACCCAAAGAACCCTGGGCTTCGCAGAAACGTACTCGCAGGAAGCATTGACTTGGGCCGCATCGCCAGCATGTCTGCTGAG GAGATGGCCAGCGATGAGCTGAAACAGCTGAGGAACGTTCTCACACAGGAGGCCATCAGGGAGCACCAAATGGCCAAAACTGGTGGCACCACCACCGACCTGCTGCAGTGCGGCAAGTGCAAGAAGAAGAACTGCACCTACAACCAG gtgcaGACACGCAGTGCTGATGAGCCAATGACCACATTTGTTCTGTGTAATGAGTGTGGAAACCGCTGGAAG TTCTGCTGA
- the tcea3 gene encoding transcription elongation factor A protein 3 isoform X4, whose translation MTREEDLIRIAKKLDKMVSRNNTEGAMDLLRELKGFNMTLKLLQETRIGMSVNGIRKHCTDEEVIALAKVLIKDWKRLLDSEKPSEMKNGLDPAVSPNSSPSETHSRKDSSDSKASPPKKPSVDVKKEKHRKDSSDSKPGQPVKRQSTDSKPDRRESTDSKKSSSPPAKKLTGERRESHGSKASQPGPTQRKPSTDSMERKGKIDTPKTPTTPTSPMSPSFSSAGGPLPPHLTTGDSVRDKCIEMLAAALRTDNDFKDFGTNCESMAAEIEDHIYQEIKATDMKYKNRVRSRISNLKDPKNPGLRRNVLAGSIDLGRIASMSAEEMASDELKQLRNVLTQEAIREHQMAKTGGTTTDLLQCGKCKKKNCTYNQVQTRSADEPMTTFVLCNECGNRWKFC comes from the exons ATGACGCGGGAGGAAGATCTCATTCGGATTGCAAAAAAACTGGACAAGATGGTGTCTCGGAATAACACG GAGGGCGCCATGGACCTGCTGAGAGAACTGAAAGGTTTCAATATGACACTCAAACTTCTCCAG GAAACAAGGATCGGTATGTCTGTGAACGGCATCAGGAAGCACTGCACGGACGAGGAAGTCATTGCCTTGGCAAAAGTCCTCATTAAAGACTGGAAAAGACTTCTGG ACTCTGAGAAACCATCTGAAATGAAGAATGGATTGGACCCAGCGGTGTCTCCAAACAGCTCCCCCTCTGAGACACACAGCAG GAAAGATTCATCTGACTCTAAAGCGTCACCTCCCAAAAAGCCCAGTGTGGATGtcaaaaaagagaaacacag GAAGGACTCCTCAGACTCCAAGCCTGGCCAGCCTGTGAAACGTCAGTCAACTGACTCCAAACCTGACAG GCGGGAATCCACTGATTCAAAGAAAAGTAGCTCACCACCAGCAAAGAAGCTAACAGGCGAAAG AAGAGAGTCTCACGGCTCCAAGGCTTCTCAGCCTGGACCAACACAGAGGAAGCCCTCGACTGACAGCATGGAAAG GAAGGGCAAAATTGATACTCCTAAAACTCCCACCACCCCGACCAGCCCCATGTCACCCAGCTTCAGTTCTGCCGGGGGTCCGCTGCCCCCTCACCTCACTACTGGAGACTCTGTCAGAGACAAGTGCATTGAGATGCTGGCGGCTGCTCTGCGCACAGACA ACGATTTCAAGGATTTTGGAACTAATTGTGAAAGCATGGCTGCAGAGATCGAAGATCATATC TATCAGGAGATAAAGGCCACtgatatgaaatataaaaaccgAGTCCGCAGCCGCATCAGCAACCTGAAGGACCCAAAGAACCCTGGGCTTCGCAGAAACGTACTCGCAGGAAGCATTGACTTGGGCCGCATCGCCAGCATGTCTGCTGAG GAGATGGCCAGCGATGAGCTGAAACAGCTGAGGAACGTTCTCACACAGGAGGCCATCAGGGAGCACCAAATGGCCAAAACTGGTGGCACCACCACCGACCTGCTGCAGTGCGGCAAGTGCAAGAAGAAGAACTGCACCTACAACCAG gtgcaGACACGCAGTGCTGATGAGCCAATGACCACATTTGTTCTGTGTAATGAGTGTGGAAACCGCTGGAAG TTCTGCTGA